In Akkermansia muciniphila, one DNA window encodes the following:
- a CDS encoding glycosyltransferase family 2 protein, producing the protein MTQPLVSIVIPVFNVERHLRQCLDSVLRQTLKEWECICIDDGSPDGSGAILDEYGNKDARFKIIHQRNRGVSAARNLGIKLAAAPYLTFIDSDDWVEDDALESLLSAMKESCADMVMCSICIHQENHQEVSMETPYPPSENMRDEYAVTEKSFSGAALVDVSIWAKLFSVETIRAHQIHFAPELKVSEDMEFSTRMLCHSRRVSIIRKPLYHYRAGHESSIMNNIVRGRMKTSDFINSINAIYRLYQCVPSGLERGECRERITGTLRRALSGKNFYRQIIRQLDHKDQAAIAASTSFPYMNYLKEGKKLASLQMILRHLRMQFGLGTRFQTLSNAVRNFFKS; encoded by the coding sequence ATGACCCAGCCTCTCGTCAGCATCGTCATTCCGGTGTTCAATGTGGAACGCCATCTGCGCCAATGCCTGGATTCCGTTCTCCGCCAAACCCTGAAAGAATGGGAATGTATTTGCATAGATGACGGTTCCCCGGACGGCAGCGGAGCCATTCTGGACGAATACGGAAACAAAGACGCGCGTTTCAAAATCATCCACCAGCGGAACAGGGGCGTTTCCGCCGCACGCAATCTGGGCATCAAACTGGCCGCCGCCCCTTATTTGACATTCATTGACTCGGACGACTGGGTTGAGGACGACGCGCTGGAAAGCCTCCTTTCCGCCATGAAGGAATCCTGCGCCGATATGGTGATGTGTTCCATCTGCATCCATCAGGAAAATCATCAGGAGGTTTCCATGGAAACACCTTACCCCCCTTCCGAAAACATGCGGGACGAATACGCGGTAACTGAAAAATCCTTCTCCGGAGCGGCTCTGGTAGATGTCTCCATCTGGGCGAAACTTTTCAGCGTGGAAACGATCCGCGCCCATCAAATCCACTTTGCGCCAGAACTCAAGGTATCCGAAGATATGGAATTTTCCACCCGGATGCTCTGTCACAGCCGCCGCGTCTCCATCATCCGGAAACCCCTGTACCATTACCGTGCCGGCCACGAGAGCAGCATTATGAACAACATTGTCCGCGGAAGAATGAAAACGTCGGATTTCATCAATTCCATCAATGCCATCTACCGCCTCTACCAGTGCGTCCCCTCCGGCCTGGAACGCGGGGAATGCAGGGAACGCATTACAGGCACGCTGAGAAGGGCTCTTTCCGGAAAAAACTTTTACCGGCAAATCATCCGGCAACTTGACCACAAGGATCAGGCCGCCATCGCGGCCTCAACCTCCTTCCCTTACATGAATTATCTGAAGGAGGGGAAAAAGCTTGCTTCTCTCCAGATGATTCTGCGGCACCTCAGAATGCAGTTCGGCCTCGGAACCCGTTTTCAGACTCTCTCAAACGCCGTTAGAAACTTTTTTAAAAGCTGA
- a CDS encoding polysaccharide pyruvyl transferase family protein yields the protein MKIGIITIHYSFITRNYGSLMQLYAMQQVLEGMSVQSALIKQLPKPLPVPPPPTTRQKLDYYCRHPWNLLARCARSLKPERKAPQTAPSFESFIEQEIHSLSPIFLPGELNAQELDFDAYLAGSDQIWTSCEPEKLLDFAPAGKRMAYAASAAWGQQSPEWHALAQREFPKFSAISVREKHGVEICRKAGAEKVEVVLDPTLLLDRREYCRLTEGRPPYFSEPCVLGYFLNIDQLSRLPWKQVKEVGKKMRATLRIIPLQGAECCIPEKYSISPDPYEFLQAFQEALCIITNSFHGTVFALIMRKPFITILQKGETAVQNTRIFSLLESLGLEDRIYHPEKGSLAEQLDRPINWTAVERNWEALRIHSMEFLKNAIQQCTSATRHG from the coding sequence ATGAAGATAGGCATTATCACCATCCATTATTCGTTTATCACCCGCAACTACGGCTCCCTGATGCAGTTATATGCCATGCAGCAGGTGTTGGAAGGAATGTCCGTTCAATCCGCCCTGATCAAGCAGCTCCCCAAACCGCTACCCGTCCCCCCCCCTCCCACAACTCGGCAAAAACTGGACTATTACTGCCGGCATCCCTGGAATTTGCTTGCCCGCTGCGCCCGTTCCCTGAAACCGGAACGGAAAGCCCCGCAGACTGCCCCTTCATTTGAATCCTTTATTGAACAGGAGATACACTCCCTGTCCCCCATTTTCCTCCCCGGAGAACTCAACGCGCAAGAACTGGATTTTGACGCATACCTGGCGGGAAGCGACCAGATATGGACATCCTGCGAACCGGAAAAACTTCTGGATTTCGCCCCTGCCGGCAAACGCATGGCCTATGCCGCAAGCGCAGCATGGGGGCAACAGTCCCCGGAATGGCATGCCCTGGCCCAGAGGGAATTCCCTAAATTCTCCGCCATTTCCGTACGGGAAAAACACGGGGTGGAAATATGCCGGAAAGCCGGCGCAGAAAAAGTTGAAGTTGTTTTGGATCCCACACTGCTCCTGGACCGCAGGGAATACTGCCGGCTGACGGAAGGGAGGCCGCCGTACTTTTCCGAACCGTGCGTCCTGGGATATTTTCTCAACATTGACCAGCTTTCCCGGCTTCCCTGGAAGCAGGTGAAAGAAGTCGGGAAAAAAATGCGCGCCACGCTCCGCATCATTCCTCTTCAGGGAGCGGAATGCTGCATCCCGGAAAAATATTCCATCTCCCCGGATCCTTATGAATTCCTGCAGGCCTTCCAGGAAGCCCTCTGCATCATCACCAATTCCTTCCATGGCACAGTATTCGCGCTTATCATGCGCAAGCCCTTTATAACCATTCTTCAAAAAGGAGAAACAGCCGTCCAGAACACGCGTATTTTCTCCCTGCTGGAATCCCTGGGCCTGGAAGACAGGATTTACCATCCGGAAAAAGGCTCCCTGGCCGAACAACTGGACCGTCCCATTAACTGGACGGCCGTCGAACGGAACTGGGAGGCTCTGCGCATTCATTCCATGGAGTTTCTGAAAAACGCCATTCAACAATGCACCTCCGCTACCCGCCATGGCTGA
- the fucU gene encoding L-fucose mutarotase, whose amino-acid sequence MLKNISPLISPSLLKILAEMGHGDEIVFSDAHFPAHTFNPTVLRADGLGADALLAAVIPLLELDAYATPVIMMAPVPGDSLDPAVEAKYRKALNYDGEIEQMERYAFYERAKKAYAVVITGETAKYGNIILKKGVTPLS is encoded by the coding sequence ATGTTAAAAAATATTTCTCCCCTTATCAGCCCCTCCCTGCTGAAAATTCTCGCGGAAATGGGGCATGGCGACGAAATTGTCTTTTCAGACGCCCACTTTCCCGCCCATACCTTCAACCCTACGGTGCTGAGAGCGGACGGCCTGGGGGCGGACGCCCTGCTGGCCGCCGTCATTCCCCTGTTGGAACTGGACGCTTACGCCACCCCCGTCATCATGATGGCCCCGGTTCCGGGGGACTCCCTGGACCCTGCGGTAGAGGCCAAATACCGCAAGGCCCTGAATTATGACGGGGAGATTGAGCAAATGGAGCGCTACGCCTTTTACGAACGGGCTAAAAAGGCCTATGCCGTCGTCATCACCGGGGAAACGGCCAAATACGGCAACATCATCCTGAAAAAAGGCGTTACCCCTCTTTCCTGA
- a CDS encoding acyltransferase family protein yields the protein MNKCIEEKTGRLRYFDALRGFSMIFVVFSHVVLFSMGLTDVKDSTVNWVIMTFRMPLFFFVSGFFAYRICTRWTASLVGDVIKRKIQAQVIGTIVFCSLFLFCQGQGIFTWLHTGFQGYWFTITLFQMFVIFLALSLLSRLCCTERMLDIGLLLVSSIYFLSFGVPVIREFWDSPLGGILCEYEVTRYFQFFALGIFCRKYWNQFARLLTKDWFKTLFIVIFVVCLCFMNLTENSQISPPPPIPPR from the coding sequence ATGAATAAATGTATAGAGGAGAAAACAGGAAGGCTGAGATACTTTGACGCCCTCCGGGGCTTTTCCATGATTTTCGTCGTATTCAGTCATGTAGTACTTTTCTCCATGGGCCTGACCGACGTGAAGGACAGTACTGTAAACTGGGTGATCATGACTTTCCGGATGCCGCTGTTCTTTTTTGTCAGCGGCTTCTTCGCCTACAGGATTTGCACGAGATGGACCGCCTCCCTTGTGGGGGACGTCATCAAAAGGAAGATTCAGGCACAAGTAATTGGAACGATTGTGTTTTGTTCCCTGTTCCTGTTTTGTCAGGGCCAGGGAATCTTTACATGGCTGCACACGGGTTTCCAGGGATATTGGTTTACCATCACCCTGTTTCAGATGTTTGTGATCTTCCTGGCTCTGTCTCTGTTATCCAGGTTATGTTGCACGGAGCGCATGCTGGACATCGGGCTCCTGCTCGTTTCTTCCATCTATTTCCTCTCTTTCGGGGTGCCGGTAATAAGAGAATTCTGGGATTCTCCGCTGGGAGGCATATTGTGCGAGTATGAAGTAACCCGCTATTTCCAGTTTTTTGCATTGGGAATCTTTTGCCGCAAATACTGGAACCAGTTTGCGCGGTTATTAACAAAGGATTGGTTCAAAACCCTTTTCATAGTTATTTTTGTGGTGTGTCTTTGTTTTATGAATTTAACTGAAAATTCCCAAATATCCCCCCCCCCCCCAATTCCACCAAGATGA
- a CDS encoding glycosyltransferase family 2 protein yields MSPLFSIIIPVYRSGPFLRDCLDSIRNQTLTDWECICINDGSPDESGAILDEYARKDSRFTAIHQDNRGVSAARNAGLSVAKGSWTAFVDGDDTVEPDMLDCLHEAALRTPEASLLCYGISKDFHTGLRLIRTETTLPSRDQHIPAEETGAFLRYLLTSLDMESSCNKLFRTELLKKNGIRFNTSAVVFEDFQFVLDYLSACSPDISLVKKAFYHYRAQEKENGAAKRSRFNLVRDIDTLTAKFLAWISTLSLPQEDIPVVKGYILQKISVIFHALQRQPYAARREVFRDFLSSGLAARKAELPLCGRYYHLVCRLLAARRYRLAHLLLKTRNI; encoded by the coding sequence ATGTCCCCCCTTTTTTCCATCATCATCCCCGTTTACCGTTCCGGCCCCTTCCTCAGAGACTGCCTGGACTCCATCAGGAACCAGACCCTGACGGACTGGGAATGCATCTGCATCAATGACGGTTCCCCGGACGAGAGCGGAGCCATTCTGGACGAATATGCCCGGAAGGATTCCCGTTTCACCGCCATCCACCAGGACAACCGGGGCGTAAGCGCCGCGCGCAACGCGGGGCTCTCCGTGGCGAAGGGAAGCTGGACCGCCTTTGTGGACGGGGACGATACCGTAGAGCCGGACATGCTGGACTGCCTGCATGAGGCGGCTCTGCGCACGCCGGAAGCCTCCCTCCTCTGCTACGGAATCAGCAAAGACTTCCATACGGGGCTCCGGCTCATCCGCACGGAAACCACCCTCCCAAGCCGGGACCAGCACATCCCCGCGGAGGAAACGGGGGCCTTCCTGCGCTACCTGCTGACCAGCCTGGACATGGAATCCTCCTGCAACAAACTGTTCCGCACGGAACTCCTGAAAAAAAACGGCATCCGCTTCAATACCTCCGCCGTCGTATTTGAAGACTTCCAGTTTGTCCTGGACTATCTTTCCGCCTGCTCCCCGGACATCAGCCTGGTCAAAAAAGCCTTCTACCACTACCGCGCGCAGGAAAAGGAAAACGGAGCGGCCAAGCGCAGCCGCTTCAACCTCGTCCGGGACATAGACACGCTCACGGCCAAATTCCTGGCCTGGATCAGCACCCTTTCCCTCCCGCAGGAAGACATCCCCGTCGTCAAAGGCTACATCCTGCAAAAAATCAGCGTGATTTTCCATGCCCTCCAGCGGCAGCCCTATGCCGCGCGCAGGGAAGTATTCCGGGACTTCCTTTCCAGCGGCCTGGCCGCCCGCAAGGCGGAGCTTCCCCTGTGCGGCCGCTACTACCACCTCGTCTGCCGCCTGCTGGCGGCGCGCAGATACCGACTGGCCCACCTTCTGCTGAAGACAAGGAACATTTAA
- the metG gene encoding methionine--tRNA ligase yields MYYITTAIDYTNGPPHIGHAYEKVLADVLARWHRMKGEEVYFLTGVDQHGQKVQQTAEKLGITPQEHVNNITAQFQALWDRLGISNDGWASTTDPRHKACVQKILTDLKDKGQLYKKSYKGFYSVRQEQFLTDKERDAEGNFGPEWGEVVELEEENWYFRLTDHVEWMKQFVEKSSDFVLPSFRKAEVLNAIDFDSDLCISRPKSRLSWGIEFPFDPEFVTYVWFDALINYISFAGYLAEPDSGLPDFAKLWPADCEVIGKDILVPAHGVYWPAMLHAMGFSDEEMPTLLVHGWWNINGEKMSKSIGNVVDPNLLAEQFGPEPVRYYLVRDITTGKDANFDADRLVMLYNTELANDLGNLCNRSINMTRRYCDSVISGAEAYDDEASRALRATMDQAVTLFSKYMDDNMVSDALAALNAQVSACNAYIEQQQPWQLAKDEASAPRLRCVLRHLLECCAQTGYLIGCVLPDASARILDQLNAGGLFRELTPAALEWGILPAGHRINDPAPVFPRILSDEEKAKLAEKAARAAKKQG; encoded by the coding sequence ATGTACTATATCACCACGGCCATTGACTACACCAACGGACCGCCCCACATCGGGCACGCTTATGAAAAAGTCCTGGCGGACGTTCTCGCGCGCTGGCACCGGATGAAGGGGGAGGAAGTCTATTTCCTGACCGGGGTGGACCAGCACGGGCAGAAAGTGCAGCAGACGGCGGAAAAGCTGGGCATTACGCCGCAGGAGCATGTCAACAACATCACCGCCCAATTCCAGGCGCTGTGGGACCGCCTGGGCATCAGCAATGACGGATGGGCCTCCACGACGGACCCGCGCCACAAGGCCTGCGTGCAGAAAATCCTGACGGACCTGAAGGACAAGGGCCAGCTTTACAAAAAATCTTACAAGGGATTCTATTCCGTGCGCCAGGAACAGTTCCTGACGGACAAGGAACGGGACGCGGAAGGCAACTTCGGCCCGGAATGGGGGGAAGTGGTGGAACTGGAGGAAGAAAACTGGTATTTCCGCCTGACCGACCATGTGGAATGGATGAAGCAGTTCGTGGAAAAGAGCAGTGATTTTGTCCTTCCGTCCTTCCGCAAGGCGGAAGTGCTCAACGCCATTGACTTTGACTCGGACCTCTGCATTTCCCGCCCCAAGAGCCGCCTTTCCTGGGGAATCGAGTTCCCGTTCGACCCCGAATTCGTCACCTACGTCTGGTTTGACGCCCTGATCAACTACATTTCCTTCGCCGGCTACCTGGCGGAGCCGGACAGCGGCCTGCCGGATTTTGCCAAGCTCTGGCCCGCGGACTGCGAAGTCATCGGCAAAGACATCCTGGTGCCCGCCCACGGCGTGTACTGGCCCGCCATGCTGCATGCCATGGGCTTCTCCGACGAGGAAATGCCCACCCTGCTCGTGCACGGCTGGTGGAACATCAACGGGGAAAAAATGTCCAAGTCCATCGGCAACGTGGTGGACCCCAACCTGCTGGCGGAACAGTTCGGCCCGGAACCCGTGCGCTATTACCTGGTGCGGGACATCACCACCGGGAAGGACGCCAACTTTGACGCGGACCGCCTGGTCATGCTGTACAATACGGAGCTGGCCAACGACCTCGGCAACCTGTGCAACCGCTCCATCAATATGACGCGCCGCTATTGCGATTCCGTTATCTCCGGCGCGGAGGCATACGATGACGAAGCCTCCAGGGCCCTGCGCGCCACCATGGACCAGGCCGTCACCCTGTTTTCCAAATACATGGACGACAACATGGTCTCCGACGCCCTGGCGGCCCTGAACGCCCAGGTCTCCGCCTGCAACGCGTACATTGAGCAGCAGCAGCCCTGGCAGCTGGCCAAGGATGAAGCCTCCGCCCCGCGCCTCCGCTGCGTGCTGCGCCATTTGCTGGAATGCTGCGCCCAGACGGGCTATCTCATCGGCTGCGTCCTCCCTGACGCCTCCGCCCGCATTCTGGACCAGCTCAACGCCGGGGGCCTGTTCCGGGAACTCACGCCGGCCGCGCTGGAATGGGGAATCCTCCCCGCAGGGCACCGCATCAATGATCCCGCCCCCGTCTTTCCCCGCATTCTTTCGGATGAGGAAAAGGCCAAACTGGCTGAAAAAGCGGCCAGGGCGGCAAAAAAACAAGGCTGA
- a CDS encoding aminoglycoside phosphotransferase family protein yields MADHPRQAYEAARAFSAFQQLLCDMNPEDIHETIPFFHHTRRRFDHLEKAAAADSHGRLNTCRKELDFIRRRERCVDVLLDLLEQGELPVRIVHNDTKTNNVMLDTETDEAVCVIDLDTVMPGSVLYDFGDTVRTMTSPAAEDEEDLDKTFMRMPMFEAVVKGYLKTARDFITPQEVSKLAFSGPLITLETGIRFLTDYQEGDVYFKTKKERHNLYRARTQLRLAESMEEQMPEMEECVRKCFQTVNG; encoded by the coding sequence GTGGCGGACCATCCCCGCCAGGCTTACGAAGCGGCCAGGGCTTTCAGCGCTTTCCAACAGCTCCTGTGCGACATGAATCCGGAGGACATCCATGAAACCATTCCATTCTTCCACCACACCCGCAGACGCTTTGACCATTTGGAAAAAGCGGCGGCGGCGGACTCCCACGGGCGGCTGAACACCTGCCGCAAAGAGCTGGACTTCATCCGCCGCCGCGAACGCTGCGTGGACGTGCTGCTGGATCTTCTGGAACAGGGAGAGCTTCCCGTCAGAATCGTCCACAACGACACGAAAACCAACAACGTGATGCTGGACACGGAGACGGACGAGGCCGTCTGCGTCATTGACCTGGATACCGTCATGCCCGGAAGCGTCCTGTACGACTTCGGAGACACGGTGCGCACCATGACCTCCCCCGCGGCGGAAGATGAAGAAGACCTGGACAAAACCTTCATGCGCATGCCCATGTTCGAGGCCGTCGTCAAGGGATATCTGAAGACCGCCAGGGACTTCATCACGCCGCAGGAAGTCTCCAAACTCGCTTTTTCCGGCCCGCTCATCACGCTGGAAACGGGAATCCGCTTCCTGACGGATTACCAGGAAGGAGACGTTTATTTCAAAACGAAAAAAGAACGGCACAACCTGTACCGGGCCCGCACCCAGCTCAGGCTGGCGGAAAGCATGGAAGAACAAATGCCAGAAATGGAAGAATGCGTCCGGAAATGCTTCCAGACCGTTAACGGCTGA
- a CDS encoding putative colanic acid biosynthesis acetyltransferase, with protein MDLSRYQEHYSLSYRLKRYGWYIVNRTLFRIMVTNAMKVPRNLLLRLFGARIPLASLVYPSSKIWAPWNLSVGEYACIGPDTEIYNKAPITIGNHAVISQGAFLCTASHDISDPAHSLISAPITVEDQAWVAAQAFVGMGVTVGRGAVVGARSAVFRDVAPWTVVGGNPAQFIKQRTIR; from the coding sequence ATGGACCTTTCCCGTTACCAGGAACATTACTCCCTCAGCTACCGCCTCAAACGGTACGGCTGGTATATTGTCAACAGGACCCTCTTCCGGATCATGGTCACCAACGCCATGAAAGTTCCCCGGAACCTTCTGTTGCGCCTGTTCGGGGCGCGCATACCGCTCGCCTCCCTCGTTTACCCCAGCAGTAAAATCTGGGCTCCTTGGAACCTCTCCGTGGGGGAATACGCCTGCATCGGCCCCGATACGGAAATTTACAACAAGGCCCCCATCACCATCGGGAACCACGCCGTCATCTCCCAGGGGGCCTTCCTCTGCACGGCCTCCCATGACATCTCGGACCCCGCCCACTCCCTCATTTCCGCCCCCATTACCGTGGAAGACCAGGCATGGGTGGCGGCGCAGGCCTTTGTGGGCATGGGGGTGACGGTTGGCAGGGGAGCCGTGGTAGGAGCCCGCAGCGCCGTATTCAGGGACGTGGCTCCCTGGACGGTTGTAGGCGGGAACCCGGCCCAATTCATCAAACAACGCACGATCCGCTGA
- a CDS encoding MalY/PatB family protein, which yields MQYDFDEIIDRRGTGALKYEALLPRWGRDDLIPLWVADMDFRTPPFIMEAIRRRCEHEVLGYTVKPRAFFEAIRDWVGRRHGWKVNASEIGFAPGIVPGISSAIQCFTDPGDKIMIQPPVYHPFAMIIRENGRETVNNPLILENGRYRMDFNHMQEAVRGCRMFILCNPHNPGGRVWSPEELRRVAEICTANGTLVVSDEIHADLTLPGRRHTVFATVSEQARMNSVTYMAPSKTFNVPGLGSSYVICQNPDLFAKYQNFVSGRELAEGHVFAYEGLISAYSGPAGEEWLAQALDYVQENIRFIDRELRRRMPKIKAIMPDASYLVFLDCRELNLSQKELVEFFVDGARLALNDGSIFGKEGEGFMRLNAGCPRSILERALNQLEEAYQNRGFRRQQAQG from the coding sequence ATGCAGTACGACTTTGACGAAATAATCGACCGCCGCGGCACCGGAGCCCTGAAATATGAAGCCCTGCTGCCCCGCTGGGGCCGGGACGACCTGATCCCCCTGTGGGTGGCGGATATGGACTTCAGGACTCCCCCCTTCATCATGGAGGCCATTCGCCGCCGCTGCGAACACGAAGTCCTGGGATACACCGTCAAGCCCCGCGCCTTCTTTGAAGCCATCCGGGACTGGGTGGGGCGCCGCCACGGGTGGAAGGTGAACGCCTCGGAAATAGGCTTCGCTCCGGGCATTGTTCCCGGCATTTCCAGCGCCATCCAGTGTTTTACGGACCCGGGGGACAAAATCATGATCCAGCCTCCGGTGTACCATCCCTTCGCCATGATCATCCGGGAAAACGGCCGGGAAACCGTGAACAATCCCCTCATTCTGGAAAACGGCCGCTACCGCATGGACTTCAACCACATGCAGGAAGCCGTGCGCGGCTGCCGCATGTTCATCCTGTGCAATCCCCACAATCCCGGAGGCCGCGTATGGAGTCCGGAGGAGCTGCGCCGCGTGGCGGAAATCTGCACGGCAAACGGCACGCTGGTCGTTTCCGACGAAATCCATGCGGACCTGACCCTTCCCGGCCGCAGGCACACCGTATTCGCCACCGTTTCCGAACAGGCCCGCATGAACTCCGTCACCTACATGGCGCCCAGCAAAACCTTCAACGTGCCCGGCCTGGGCAGCTCCTACGTGATTTGCCAGAATCCGGACCTGTTCGCGAAATACCAGAACTTCGTCAGCGGGAGGGAGCTTGCGGAAGGGCACGTCTTCGCGTACGAAGGGCTCATCAGCGCCTATTCCGGCCCGGCGGGGGAGGAATGGCTGGCCCAGGCGCTGGACTACGTTCAGGAAAACATCCGCTTCATTGACCGGGAACTGCGCCGCCGCATGCCCAAAATCAAGGCCATCATGCCGGACGCCTCCTACCTGGTCTTTCTGGACTGCCGGGAACTGAACCTTTCCCAGAAGGAGCTGGTGGAGTTTTTTGTGGACGGCGCGCGCCTGGCTCTCAACGACGGTTCCATCTTCGGCAAGGAAGGGGAAGGCTTCATGCGCCTGAACGCGGGCTGTCCCCGCTCCATCCTGGAACGGGCGCTCAACCAGCTGGAGGAAGCTTACCAAAACCGCGGGTTCCGGAGGCAACAGGCCCAGGGTTAA
- a CDS encoding Coenzyme F420 hydrogenase/dehydrogenase, beta subunit C-terminal domain, producing MIILENKYDCCGCHACVTICPRKCISMHPDQEGFLYPSTDQSLCVDCHLCENVCPMISQKEERKNAAEEADREPIKAYAARSGDSLTAQNSASGGIFPILAEKVLNEGGVVFGARWDEDFMGVRHDFITDKKDLYLFQGSKYVQSTIGNAFFQVRDFLKSNRKVLFSGTPCQIQGLKKVIRKNSELLITVDVACHSVPSPKVWKSFFRNLITKNRISDVSGVFMRKKTFSPARGWRCDSFVVESTNTPPLEDSIYETAYGRGFLEGMFSRPSCEKCPAKNMESGSDITLGDFWGVENYFPDLVMQEGLSIIICKTPRAHALLESVRGSLSVLRPAEYKWAAAHNEGLRFDPRKNPHRDSFFRKLAKCRSDQAAVNLMESYFRPKLLAKIKTKLKSVLKCILCRSPFSSGRKEKNHSEKP from the coding sequence ATGATCATTTTGGAAAACAAATACGATTGTTGCGGCTGCCACGCCTGCGTGACAATCTGTCCCCGGAAATGCATTTCCATGCATCCGGATCAGGAAGGCTTCCTTTATCCGTCAACTGATCAGAGCCTCTGCGTGGACTGCCATCTGTGCGAGAACGTCTGCCCCATGATTTCACAGAAGGAAGAAAGAAAAAACGCCGCGGAAGAGGCAGACAGAGAACCAATCAAAGCGTATGCCGCACGCAGCGGAGATAGCCTAACGGCGCAGAACAGCGCTTCCGGAGGAATATTTCCCATTTTGGCAGAGAAGGTCTTGAATGAGGGAGGAGTCGTTTTTGGAGCCAGGTGGGACGAGGATTTCATGGGAGTCCGCCACGATTTCATCACAGACAAAAAAGACCTGTATCTTTTCCAAGGCAGCAAATATGTCCAGTCAACCATAGGAAACGCATTCTTTCAGGTCCGTGATTTTCTGAAATCAAACCGTAAAGTCCTTTTTTCCGGAACTCCGTGCCAAATTCAAGGGCTGAAAAAAGTCATCCGGAAAAACTCCGAACTTTTAATTACCGTTGATGTTGCCTGCCATAGCGTACCGTCTCCGAAGGTTTGGAAGTCCTTTTTCCGCAATCTGATCACCAAGAACAGGATTTCCGATGTTTCCGGCGTTTTCATGAGAAAAAAGACTTTCTCTCCCGCGCGGGGCTGGAGATGTGATTCCTTCGTGGTGGAATCAACCAACACCCCACCCCTTGAAGATTCCATTTATGAAACCGCCTACGGACGCGGTTTTTTGGAAGGCATGTTTTCCCGCCCGTCATGTGAAAAATGCCCTGCCAAAAATATGGAAAGCGGCAGCGACATCACGCTTGGAGATTTTTGGGGAGTGGAAAACTATTTTCCGGATCTGGTCATGCAAGAGGGGCTTTCCATCATTATCTGCAAGACGCCCAGGGCTCACGCATTGCTGGAATCTGTGCGCGGCTCTCTGTCCGTTTTACGTCCTGCCGAATATAAATGGGCGGCAGCGCATAATGAGGGATTACGTTTTGATCCCCGGAAAAACCCTCATCGGGACTCCTTTTTCCGGAAGCTGGCCAAATGCCGTTCCGATCAGGCGGCGGTCAATCTGATGGAATCATATTTCCGCCCTAAGCTTCTTGCAAAGATAAAGACGAAATTAAAATCCGTGTTGAAATGTATTCTTTGCCGCTCGCCGTTCTCTTCCGGCAGAAAAGAAAAAAACCACTCTGAAAAGCCTTAA
- a CDS encoding glycosyltransferase family 2 protein codes for MLNLAVIILARNEELHIRRCLENILPIAREIFVIDCFSTDNTAAICREYPRVQVIQHEWPGLYALQFNWALDNCPITAEWVLRLDADEWFMPEALEELKEKLPSLPPDVTGIIHKRRHIFLGRWMKHGVYPVKLLRLFRYGAARCEQRHMDEHMELSRGRSVEFEYDFVDENLNDLGWWAHKHVDYSAREAADIEDILSSSAAASGISGQAARKRAMKERYARQPLFWRSFAYFCYRYFLKLGFLDGREGFLWHFMQGWWYRTLVDARQFEKQKQDAAKTAR; via the coding sequence ATGCTTAACCTCGCCGTCATCATCCTCGCCAGAAATGAGGAGCTCCATATCCGCCGCTGTCTGGAAAACATTCTTCCCATCGCCAGGGAAATCTTTGTCATTGACTGTTTTTCCACGGACAACACCGCCGCCATCTGCCGGGAATACCCCCGGGTGCAGGTCATCCAGCATGAATGGCCCGGCCTGTACGCCCTGCAATTCAACTGGGCTCTGGACAACTGCCCCATCACCGCAGAATGGGTCCTGAGACTGGACGCGGACGAATGGTTCATGCCGGAAGCCCTGGAAGAACTGAAAGAAAAACTGCCCTCCCTCCCCCCGGACGTCACCGGAATCATCCACAAGCGTAGGCATATTTTCCTGGGCCGTTGGATGAAGCACGGCGTTTACCCGGTCAAGCTGCTGCGCCTGTTCCGCTACGGCGCGGCCAGGTGCGAACAGCGCCATATGGACGAACACATGGAACTCAGCCGGGGCCGCTCCGTCGAATTCGAATACGACTTCGTGGACGAAAACCTGAATGACCTGGGATGGTGGGCGCACAAGCACGTGGACTATTCCGCCCGGGAAGCGGCGGATATTGAAGACATCCTCTCCTCCTCCGCGGCGGCCTCCGGCATCAGCGGGCAGGCGGCCAGAAAGCGGGCCATGAAGGAACGCTACGCCCGCCAGCCGCTTTTCTGGCGTTCCTTCGCCTACTTCTGCTACCGTTATTTCCTGAAACTGGGTTTTCTGGACGGCAGGGAAGGATTTTTGTGGCATTTCATGCAGGGATGGTGGTACAGGACCCTCGTGGATGCCCGGCAATTCGAAAAACAGAAACAAGACGCCGCCAAAACGGCACGCTGA